The Niabella beijingensis genomic interval GCGACTGCTGAACTTCCGGAGATGGATGCCTTCTTCCCCCACCTTTGTTACCAGCACTCCTTCAATAAGGGAGTTCGTTGTTTCATCGGCCACGATCCCTTTCAGGCTGTTCCGTATCGTAACTCCTCTTACCCTGCAATAGGCCGCCCGTATATACAGTCCATACCCCTGTTCTGTAGAACCGCCGTCCAGTACGGCATTCCGGCTGCCGGTCAGCACAATCGGTGCATCCGGCTTACCCGATGCGGTAATTTCAAACCGGCCTTCATAGATCCCGTCTGCCAGGATCACCGAATCCCCTGCGGTTGCCGCCGCCAGTGCGTTTTTGAGCTCCCCGCTGTTTCTTACGTGTATAGCCCGGATCGTTGATCGCGGCAGATCCGCCGTTACCGGTTCCGGCTTGCCGCTGCAGGCAAAAAGCAATACAAATACGGTGGCGGTATATAATAGCACAGGTTTCATTGGAATGGGTTACTGATGGATACCGATCTCTTTAAGAAAGGCAATGATCTCGTTGTTGACCCGGCTGTTGGCCTCCTTTTCAAATTTCCCGTGCTGTCCTCCGGGTACCGTGATGAACCGGTTTTTTACACCTGCTTCATCCAGTTTCTTTTTCAGGTCGACCGATTGCTGGTAGGGCACAATGGGATCGGCATCGCCATGTACAATAAATACCGGCGGACTGTTCTTTTTTACCAGGTAGAGCGGGGAGACCGATCTTGAAAATTCCAGATCATCCGCTTTGGGTCCCAGCCACATACCAGCCGACTTACTTTGCCAGACTTTTACGTCGGTGATCCCGTATTTATCCACAATGGCGGCGATTTTAACCGGTTGTTTTGCCGGGCAGTTTCCATCAAACCGGTTGTCATTGCCCATCAGTCCGGCCACCAGCGCCAGATGCCCTCCGGCGGAGCCGCCCATTACCACGATGCGGTTCACATCAATGTTCAGTTCCTTCGCATTGTTCACCAGATAGATCAGTGCGCAGCGCACATCCTGCACTGCAGCCGGTGCCGTGGCCTGTTGCGAAAGGCGGTATTCCACATTTACAACCGCATAGCCTTTTTTAAAGAAGGTGCTGAATCCTGTCTGCGATTCCTTGTTGCCTTTATTCCAGCCGCCCCCATGTATATTGATCACCACGGGCGCAGGACCTTTTTCTTTTGCAGGCAGGTATATATCCATCCGGCCTTCCCAGTCACCGGCCTTTACATACACCAGGTTCAGCTGTTCGGAATAGCCCTGGGGATAAATCACCTTTTTTACTGCTGCTGTTTCCTGACCGCTGCACCAGCAGGTGCCAAGAAAAAAGAACGACGCCAGTACTCCGTGTTTGATTTTTGTGATCATAGCTTTGTATTTATTATTTTATGGCAAAGGAGGTTCCTTCCCGATAATGCAGCGCACTATCAGGTCAATGGTTCAGGCGGTTGCCTGTCCTTCACCAGACCTATATCCTCAGTATATTATTTTCTGTTCGTATTTAGTTATCCACCTGTCAGCGGAACAGGACTCACAGGAAATCTTCCCGGTGCGGACTGAACACATCCACCAGTATCCCGGCTTCCAGGCAAACACATCCGTGCAATACATGTGGCGGAACATAAAAGCCATCACCGGCGGCCACTACTTTTTTCTGATCTCCGATGGTTACTTCAAAAGAGCCGCTTGCCACGTAGGTAGCCTGCGAGTGGTGATGTTCGTGCAGGGTGCCTTCTGCGCCTTTTTCAAATCTGGCCTTTACCAGCATCAGCCTATCGTCATATCCATATACCTGTCGCTGTACTCCCTGTCCCACATCCTGCCAGGGCGTTTCCCTGTCTGTCTGAAAAAGATCACTTTGAATCATTACAATTGTTTTAATCGGATAAAATTGTTCTTGTCTGTATAATCCAGGCGCAGCTCATAGTCCTTCCTGTCTACCGAAAAAAAGATCCGGACGCCGTTTGTTCCTTTATCCATCCGCAGTCCGGATAAATGCCCTCCCGCGCCGGAGACGGTCTCATTTACCGGATCGACACTGCCGTGCGACTCTGTAATGCTTACAAAATAAATGGTGCCGCTTCCCTGCTGCGACAGCAGGAAACCCCGGCCCGGCCGGATGTTCATGGAAGGATCATTGGCCCCGGTGGAAACCAGCTTTACTTCCAGAGCATTACCGGTTACAAAATGCGTGGTATAGAACCGGTAGTCATTCAGCAGGCTTACAAATCCCGACTGTGATGCTATTGCAGTAGCCGCATTCAGCCAGATGTGCTGATAACCGGAAGCGGTTCCCAGAGGATGCAGCGCCGTTGTATTGGCATGAACCGGAAAAGAAGTATTCACCATATCGCCCTGGTACCAGAACGGAAGATCAAACCGGTGTTGTCCTGCGGAGGTGGCTTTGAACACATCTGCGACCAGCGGCCGTTCTGTTCCGGGTACCGGTACCAGTGCCAGCGTCCTGTTCAGTTGCACACCGGGATAGGCATGCGGCTCATCCGCACTCATTACCTG includes:
- a CDS encoding alpha/beta hydrolase, which translates into the protein MITKIKHGVLASFFFLGTCWCSGQETAAVKKVIYPQGYSEQLNLVYVKAGDWEGRMDIYLPAKEKGPAPVVINIHGGGWNKGNKESQTGFSTFFKKGYAVVNVEYRLSQQATAPAAVQDVRCALIYLVNNAKELNIDVNRIVVMGGSAGGHLALVAGLMGNDNRFDGNCPAKQPVKIAAIVDKYGITDVKVWQSKSAGMWLGPKADDLEFSRSVSPLYLVKKNSPPVFIVHGDADPIVPYQQSVDLKKKLDEAGVKNRFITVPGGQHGKFEKEANSRVNNEIIAFLKEIGIHQ
- a CDS encoding cupin domain-containing protein → MIQSDLFQTDRETPWQDVGQGVQRQVYGYDDRLMLVKARFEKGAEGTLHEHHHSQATYVASGSFEVTIGDQKKVVAAGDGFYVPPHVLHGCVCLEAGILVDVFSPHREDFL